Proteins from a genomic interval of Capsicum annuum cultivar UCD-10X-F1 chromosome 4, UCD10Xv1.1, whole genome shotgun sequence:
- the LOC107867015 gene encoding glucan endo-1,3-beta-glucosidase 7, whose protein sequence is MANLLHISSLFHLFCLFHLVCVAKSQSFIGINYGQVADNLPAPEATAKLLQSTSIQKVRLYGSDPAIIKALANTGIGIMIGVANGDIPAMASDQNFANGWLTTNVLPFYPASKIIVINVGNEVMSTNDQNLMANLLPAMQNMQNALNEVSIGGKIKVSTVHSMAVMKQSDPPSSGSFDPNIGDLLKGLLEFNKATGSPFAINPYPFFAYRDDPRPDTLAFCLFQPNAGRVDAGSKIKYTNMFDAQVDAIRSALNAMGFKEVEIVIAETGWPYKGDSNEVGPSIENAKAYNGNLIAHLRSMVGTPLMPGTSVDTYLFAMYDEDLKPGPTSERSFGLFKPDLTMTYDIGLSKANNQVPTPKTPMTPSPEQAPKAPTTPSSGQMPRTPVTPSSNSTGTPATPVLVPTPNTTVTPVSPKTEKSVKAGVSDAQLQANINLGILVLSQILWYPMLLHM, encoded by the exons AATCACAGTCATTTATCGGTATAAACTATGGCCAAGTTGCTGATAATCTACCAGCACCAGAAGCAACAGCAAAGCTACTGCAATCAACTTCTATTCAAAAAGTCCGTTTATACGGTTCTGACCCTGCTATAATTAAAGCTTTAGCGAATACAGGCATCGGAATCATGATTGGAGTAGCCAACGGTGATATACCAGCAATGGCCTCTGATCAAAATTTCGCGAATGGATGGTTAACTACTAATGTACTTCCATTTTATCCGGCGAGTAAAATCATTGTAATCAATGTAGGAAATGAAGTTATGTCGACAAATGATCAGAATTTGATGGCTAACTTGTTGCCCGCGATGCAAAATATGCAAAATGCGTTGAATGAAGTTTCGATTGGAGGGAAAATTAAGGTTTCTACGGTTCATTCTATGGCGGTTATGAAGCAATCGGATCCTCCATCTTCGGGGAGTTTTGACCCGAATATTGGTGATTTGTTGAAAGGATTATTGGAGTTTAATAAAGCTACTGGTTCTCCTTTTGCAATTAATCCTTATCCTTTTTTCGCTTATCGGGATGATCCTAGACCTGATACTTTAGCATTTTGCTTGTTTCAACCTAATGCTGGTCGAGTTGATGCTGGTTCCAAGATCAAGTACACCAACATGTTCGATGCTCAG GTGGATGCTATAAGATCGGCGCTTAACGCTATGGGATTCAAGGAAGTAGAAATTGTAATTGCTGAAACAGGGTGGCCTTATAAGGGAGACAGCAATGAAGTTGGCCCAAGCATTGAGAATGCAAAGGCTTATAATGGCAATTTGATTGCTCACTTGAGGTCAATGGTCGGTACTCCTTTGATGCCTGGAACATCAGTAGATACCTATCTCTTTGCCATGTACGACGAGGATCTGAAACCAGGACCAACTTCTGAGAGATCCTTCGGACTTTTCAAGCCTGATTTAACCATGACTTATGATATCGGACTTTCTAAAGCTAACAATCAG GTTCCAACACCAAAAACTCCGATGACTCCCTCGCCAGAACAAGCTCCAAAAGCTCCAACGACCCCCTCGTCAGGTCAAATGCCAAGAACTCCAGTCACTCCCTCGTCAAATTCAACAGGAACTCCGGCGACTCCGGTGCTGGTTCCAACTCCAAACACCACGGTGACTCCCGTGTCACCAAAGACAGAGAAAAGTGTTAAGGCAGGTGTATCAGATGCTCAATTGCAAGCAAATATCAACCTGGGGATACTTGTTTTGAGCCAAATATTGTGGTACCCCATGCTGCTGCATATGTGA
- the LOC107867016 gene encoding deoxyuridine 5'-triphosphate nucleotidohydrolase encodes MMAEEKKLTNFAVQNGSVDICEVIKSYIPILNVRRLSDKATLPKRMFPHSAAYDLFSARDTVVPARGKAKIATDLSIDLPPGTYGRVAARSSVAWRHSIDVGGGVVDADKNHVFVILFNHSDIDFEVKVGDNIAQLVIELHAIPEVVEVYQ; translated from the exons ATGATGGCAGAGGAAAAAAAGTTGACAAATTTTGCAGTACAAAATGGATCAGTTGATATTTGTGAAGTCATTAAGAGTTATATACCAATCTTGAATGTAAGAAGATTATCAGACAAGGCCACTTTGCCTAAAAGAATGTTCCCTCATTCTGCTGCTTATGATCTTTTCAG TGCAAGGGACACTGTGGTGCCAGCTCGAGGCAAGGCGAAAATTGCCACTGACTTAAGCATAGACTTACCTCCAGGAACCTACGGTCGTGTTG CTGCAAGATCAAGTGTAGCTTGGCGTCATTCCATCGATGTTGGCGGTGGAGTGGTTGATGCAGACAAAAATCATGTTTTCGTGATACTGTTCAATCATTCTGATATTGATTTCGAGGTGAAGGTTGGCGATAACATAGCACAGCTAGTCATTGAGCTCCATGCTATACCTGAGGTTGTTGAGGTTTATCAGTAA